TGAGATCACCCGCCTGCTGAACCACCTGATGAGTGTTGGCACGCACGGGCTTGACGTGGGCGCCATGGCCGCCATGCTGTATGCCTTCCGTGAGCGTGAAGATCTCATGGATTGCTACGAGGCCGTCTCGGGCGCACGCATGCACGCAGCTTACTATCGTCCTGGTGGCGTATATCGTGATCTGCCCGATAGCATGCCGCAGCATAAGATGGATTCAAAATATCGCAGCAAGCGCGAAATCAAGCAGTTCAATGAGAACCGCGATGGCTCGCTGCTGGATTTTATTGAAGCATTTACCGAGAGGTTCCCCAAGTGTGTCGATGAGTATGAAACACTGCTCACCGATAACCGGATCTGGAAACAGCGTCTGGTGGGCATTGGCGTGGTTGATCCCGATCGCGCCATGGCCCTGGGCTTTACCGGTCCGATGCTGCGCGGCTCTGGCATAAGCTGGGACCTGCGTCGCATGCAGCCCTATGAAGTGTACGATCGCCTGGAATTTGACATTCCGGTAGGAACCAATGGCGACTGCTATGACCGTTATCTGGTGCGGATTGCCGAGATGCGGGAAAGTAACCGCATTATTTCGCAATGCGTGCATTGGCTGCGCAACAATCCCGGTCCGGTTATCAATGATAACCACAAGATTACCCCGCCGAAGCGGACCAGCATGAAATCCAATATGGAAGAGCTGATCCACCACTTCAAATTGTTTACCGAAGGTTTTCCGGTTCCTGCAGGCGAAGTGTATTCCGCGGTCGAACATCCGAAAGGAGAGTTCGGTATTTACCTGGTGTCAGATGGCGCGAACAAACCGTATCGCCTGAAGATCCGTCCACCGGGCTTTGTACACCTGCAATC
Above is a window of Advenella kashmirensis WT001 DNA encoding:
- a CDS encoding NADH-quinone oxidoreductase subunit D; the encoded protein is MAEIKNYTLNFGPQHPAAHGVLRLILELSGEVIQRADPHIGLLHRATEKLAEHKTYLQALPYMDRLDYVSMMCNEHAYVMAIEKLLGIEVPLRAQYIRVMFDEITRLLNHLMSVGTHGLDVGAMAAMLYAFREREDLMDCYEAVSGARMHAAYYRPGGVYRDLPDSMPQHKMDSKYRSKREIKQFNENRDGSLLDFIEAFTERFPKCVDEYETLLTDNRIWKQRLVGIGVVDPDRAMALGFTGPMLRGSGISWDLRRMQPYEVYDRLEFDIPVGTNGDCYDRYLVRIAEMRESNRIISQCVHWLRNNPGPVINDNHKITPPKRTSMKSNMEELIHHFKLFTEGFPVPAGEVYSAVEHPKGEFGIYLVSDGANKPYRLKIRPPGFVHLQSLDEMSRGHMLADAVTIIGTQDIVFGEIDR